TTTGCCGGGCGTGCGGTACGCGGTTAGCGGAGGCGCGCTCGTCTTGTACAACGGGGCTGACAATTGTCTCCGGATCGCTATCGAGGGACAGCCGGAGGCGTTACGCGATGCCGTTGAACAGTTGAGCTTTGGTTCCGACGCAGTCGGCTATGCCATGACGAAATCGGCATGGGCTCGCCTGATGAGCGAGCAAGGTCATCGGTTTGGCACCATTACCAACGACTATGAACCACCCAGTGAGGGGACGGCGTGAATGAGATGCCAGTGGCATAGGGCTTCGTCGGCGAGGTTAAGGTCATAATCCTTGGTCTGGCCCGCCAAGGGCCCAACGTGCATGCGGTGGGCCTTGTGGCCTGTTCGGGCACGCCGCAGTCCTAGTCATTCACCAACAGCTCCGGGGAGTGTTCCGCGGGTGGGGGCCCGGCGTGATGAAGTCATAGACCAACGCCTGACCACGACGCCGCGCTGCAGGCTGACCTGGCCGCTGATGTGGCGGAACTGCGCAGCCGCTTTCCCGAGACCCGCGCGCTGTACCGCGAGGTCTGCGGGCTGCTGTTCTTCCGTTATGGCGTCACGCCCACCGCCAACAAGCCCTACAGCCTGGTACGCAAGGGCAGCATGGGCACGCCGGCCGAGGTGCTGCAGGCGTTCTGGCAGGAGCTGCGCGGGCGCACGCGCGTGACCATCGACCACCCCGACCTGCCGGATGCATTGAAGGACATCGCGGCCGGGGCGGTCCGGACCATCTGGCAGGCGGCCAACGAGGCCGCCACCGGGGAGCTCGCCACGCTGCGCGCCGAGGCGCGCGCGGCCGCCAGCGCCGCCGAGGCCGAGCGCGCCGCGGCGCGGCAATCCATCGAGGAAACCCAGGCGGCACTGGCCGCCGAGCGGCAGGCGCACGCCGCGACGCAGGCCCGGCTCGACGCGGGCCGCGCCGAACTGGAGGTTGGCCGGCGTCAGCTGGAGGCATTGCGCACCCAATTCTCGACCGAGCTCGAGCGCGCCCGCGAACAGGTGGCCATCGCGCAGGAACGGGCCGAGGCCAGCGAGCGGCGCGCGTTGCGCGCGAACTGGACCAGGAGCGCCGCACGGCAGAAGAGCGAGCGCGCGGCCGAAGACCTGCGTACGGAACTGGCAGCGGCGCGCCACGAGGCGCGCGACGCCGCGGTGGCGCAGGCCGAGGCCCGCGCCCGGCTCGAGGCCCAGGCCGCGGCGCTCACCGACCGGCTCGCGGCCGCCGAGCAGGCGCAGCGCCAGTCAGCCGGCGAGCGGGACACCGTGCAGGCGAAACTGGCCGCGGTGCAGCGCCGGGCCGAGCGCGCCGAAGCCGAAGCGGCGCTCGCGCGCCAGCTGCTGGCAGAATTGCGCCCGGCGCCGCGCGAGCGCGACGGCGGTGGGGGACGGCGGCGCAAGACCGGCGGCCCGGCGCCGACCGCGCCGGAAGCCCAGAACGAAGAGCAGGGGGCGCCGGCGCGGCCCGGCCACCCGGATGACGGTAACGACAGCAGCGACGGCAACGATGGCAACGAACACTGAGCGGGCGGCCGCGATCCGCTGGATCCAGGCGCAGATGGCCGACTATGGGCTGACCCTGGAGGCACTGCAGGCGGCGGGGTGCTTTGAACCGCCGCCGCCCCCTCCGCCACCTGCGGCGCCGCCGGTCTGCTACCGCAATGCCGAAGGGCTGACCTGGGACGGGCAGGGCGAGATGCCGTCGTGGCTCAAGCGGGCGGTCAATGCCGGGCAGAGCGTGGAGTTTTTCAGGGTCGGATAAGAGCCATCAAGGACAAAGCTGGGTACCGGAGTGCTGAAATATTTCAGCAAAATCAGAGGCTTGCCCAGGATGTGGCGGCTTTTTACGAATCCCGGGCGACCCTCAAGTACGCAACCGGTCGTTTTCGGACAGTCGTTCCCCCGTCACGTCAGGATCGTTGGGACAAGCATAAGCAGGCGGTATGGGCTCGATACCGCAGAAGGCAATGCTTAGGGCAATGGCGTGTCGTGATGTATCCTCTTGAACTTTATCGACATTCTTAGGGTACCGGCGATGGGGGGGAGTCTTTCTACGGATGACGTACTGACAGTTTCGGAAGTGGCTGAGTACCTCAAAGTCAACGAACGCACCGTCTATCGCCTCGCTGCGGCAAAGAAGATCCCGGCATTCAAGGTCGGGACCGCCTGGCGATTTAAGCGCGCGGAGCTGGATGCCTGGATTACGGCTCAGAGCCAGCCCCCAACAAAAGAGTAACGCCCGTGATTACTGCCTATCACGCCAAGTACTTCGCCAGCGAGCTGAGCCGCCGCTACTCCGCGGCGGACTCTGAGAAGCTCGCCGGAACGCTTCTTGACGCCCAGGTCGACCTTAACCCGCACCAGCTCGAGGCGGCGCTTTTCGCGTTCAGGTCCCCCCTCTCGAAGGGCGCGATTCTTGCGGACGAAGTCGGCCTTGGAAAAACAATAGAAGCGGGGCTCGTGCTTGCCCAGAAATGGGCAGAAGGCAAGCGACGGATCTTAATCGTAACGCCCGCGAATCTTCGCAAGCAGTGGACGCAGGAGATGGCGGAAAAGTTCTTCCTGCCTACAGTGATCCTCGAGGCAAAGAACTACCTTCAGCTCCAAAAGTCCGGGGTACGACGCCCGTTCGAGCAGCCTTCGATGGTGGTCTGTTCATACCAGTTCGCAGCGAAGCACGCCGAGGAACTAATGACGACCCGGTGGGACTTGGTGATCATGGACGAGGCCCACCGACTTCGGAATGTCTACCGACCCGACAACAAGATCGGCAATACCCTGAAGCGGGCATTGGCTAACGCACCGAAGCTCCTGCTCACCGCGACTCCGCTCCAGAACTCTCTCCTCGAGCTTTATGGACTTGTGAGCATCATTGACGACTACGCCTTCGGCGACGCAAGGAGCTTCAGGACTCAGTTTGCCCGGCTTAACGGCGACGGGAATTTCAACGAGCTGAAGGCGAGGCTTAAGCCCGTCTGCCACCGTACTCTCCGCCGGCAGGTACTCGAGTACATCCGGTACACGAACCGGATTCCGATCACAGAGGAGTTCGTCCCGTCCGACGTCGAACACACCCTCTACGAGATGGTTTCAGACTACCTACGGCGCCCCTCCCTATACGCTCTTCCGAGTTCGCAGCGACAACTGATGACGCTGATCCTCCGCAAGCTGCTCGCGTCGTCGACCTTCGCCATTGCTGGCGCCTTGGAGTCCCTCGCCAACAAACTCCGCAAACAGCTCCCTGGCAACGCGTCCGCCGCCCGGTCCGGCGACGGCATTGAGGACGACTTCGAGGAGTTCGAGGAATATGCCGACGAATGGGGTGCGGACGCCCAGCCAGAACCGCTTACCGCGGAAGACGTGGCATCAATTGACGAGGAGATAGCGTCGCTCGAGGAGTTTCGGGCCCTCGCGGTCTCAATCTCGGAGAATGCGAAGGGCATGGCGCTTCTGAAAGCGCTCCGCGCAGGCTTCGAGAAAGCTAGAGAGCTCGGGGCGGCCGAGAAGACCATCGTTTTCACGGAGTCGCGGCGAACGCAGGACTACCTGGTGTGCCTGCTTACGGAGAATGGGTACGCCGGTAAGCTGGTGCTGTTCAACGGGTCGAACTCCGACAAGAAGTCGAAAGCCATCTATGCCGAATGGGTGGAGGCGAATAAAGGGACTGACAAGGTCACCGGCTCCCGCACCGCTGACATTCGTGCAGCGCTTGTGGACTATTTCCGCGATCACGCGACAGTCATGATCGCGACGGAGGCAGCGGCCGAAGGCATCAACCTACAGTTCTGCTCGATGGTGGTGAACTACGACCTCCCTTGGAACCCTCA
The Cupriavidus taiwanensis genome window above contains:
- a CDS encoding H-NS family nucleoid-associated regulatory protein, with product MATNTERAAAIRWIQAQMADYGLTLEALQAAGCFEPPPPPPPPAAPPVCYRNAEGLTWDGQGEMPSWLKRAVNAGQSVEFFRVG
- a CDS encoding SNF2-related protein encodes the protein MITAYHAKYFASELSRRYSAADSEKLAGTLLDAQVDLNPHQLEAALFAFRSPLSKGAILADEVGLGKTIEAGLVLAQKWAEGKRRILIVTPANLRKQWTQEMAEKFFLPTVILEAKNYLQLQKSGVRRPFEQPSMVVCSYQFAAKHAEELMTTRWDLVIMDEAHRLRNVYRPDNKIGNTLKRALANAPKLLLTATPLQNSLLELYGLVSIIDDYAFGDARSFRTQFARLNGDGNFNELKARLKPVCHRTLRRQVLEYIRYTNRIPITEEFVPSDVEHTLYEMVSDYLRRPSLYALPSSQRQLMTLILRKLLASSTFAIAGALESLANKLRKQLPGNASAARSGDGIEDDFEEFEEYADEWGADAQPEPLTAEDVASIDEEIASLEEFRALAVSISENAKGMALLKALRAGFEKARELGAAEKTIVFTESRRTQDYLVCLLTENGYAGKLVLFNGSNSDKKSKAIYAEWVEANKGTDKVTGSRTADIRAALVDYFRDHATVMIATEAAAEGINLQFCSMVVNYDLPWNPQRIEQRIGRCHRYGQRYDVVVVNFLNRKNEADRRVFELLSEKFRLFSGVFGASDEVLGAIESGVEFEKRIVAIYQNCRTPAEIEGNFRQLQEEMDAHIISTMEDTRQKLLENFDAEVHDRLRVNLDESRSYINRHESMLWALTRRELEDKADFDAEELRFRLLANPFPEQEIPVGAYALAKDPGKAHRYRIGHPLAQAVIASAAGRPLPEATIEFVYSDQARKAASIEPFVGMSGYLLATKLSIYGADAQDHIILTAMTDGGLAVPEDTVRRFLEIPAEIVRTVEIDGDATVRDAANRRKNEILEGLAAQQAVWFDEEMEKLNGWAEDKRRGLKAELKDYDDRINELKKQARCAPTLPEKLEVQKKLRDLDKKRDEAWREYDGAAKDVEWHKDELLDQIEDQLRQTAAEEVLFCVRWTVR
- the mads1 gene encoding methylation-associated defense system helix-turn-helix domain-containing protein MAD1, producing the protein MGGSLSTDDVLTVSEVAEYLKVNERTVYRLAAAKKIPAFKVGTAWRFKRAELDAWITAQSQPPTKE
- a CDS encoding DNA-binding protein, which codes for MAELRSRFPETRALYREVCGLLFFRYGVTPTANKPYSLVRKGSMGTPAEVLQAFWQELRGRTRVTIDHPDLPDALKDIAAGAVRTIWQAANEAATGELATLRAEARAAASAAEAERAAARQSIEETQAALAAERQAHAATQARLDAGRAELEVGRRQLEALRTQFSTELERAREQVAIAQERAEASERRALRANWTRSAARQKSERAAEDLRTELAAARHEARDAAVAQAEARARLEAQAAALTDRLAAAEQAQRQSAGERDTVQAKLAAVQRRAERAEAEAALARQLLAELRPAPRERDGGGGRRRKTGGPAPTAPEAQNEEQGAPARPGHPDDGNDSSDGNDGNEH